One Malus domestica chromosome 11, GDT2T_hap1 genomic region harbors:
- the LOC108174533 gene encoding uncharacterized mitochondrial protein AtMg00810-like, with protein MNSLIKKLGTLFSMKDLGPLHYFLGVEVKYVDDKMHLSQAKYALDLLQRTKFVDAKPISTPVSCGQKLSAYDGEAHDSPDLYRSVVGALQYLTITRPDLSYAVNQVCQFMHSPKTTHWTAVKRILRYVKATYNHGLLYKPGDTHLTAFSNADYAGNPDTRHSTGGFCIYLGSNLVSWSSKKQKTVSRSSSEAEYRQLAYTAAELSWLRSLFRDLQLHLVCPTIWCDNISSIALASNPVFHSRTKHLEVDYHYVREKVVRGQLMVNYICSQDQTADLFTKGLSTTRFKLLVSKLPVVSPPVSLRGDVRPSHSPRVVSRVRDQVKRLSTKS; from the coding sequence ATGAATAGCTTAATCAAAAAGCTGGGCACTTTGTTTTCCATGAAGGATTTGGGTCCattacattattttcttggaGTTGAAGTCAAATATGTGGATGATAAGATGCATTTGAGTCAAGCTAAGTATGCCTTGGATTTGTTGCAGCGTACCAAATTCGTGGATGCCAAACCAATTTCAACTCCAGTTTCTTGTGGCCAGAAATTGAGTGCTTATGATGGTGAGGCACATGACAGTCCAGACTTATATCGAAGTGTTGTTGGCGCACTACAATATCTTACCATCACCAGACCCGATCTTTCGTACGCTGTGAACCAGGTttgtcagttcatgcactctccaAAGACTACACATTGGACGGCAGTCAAGAGGATCCTTCGTTATGTTAAGGCCACGTACAATCATGGTCTTCTGTACAAACCTGGTGATACACATCTCACGGCATTTTCAAATGCTGATTATGCTGGGAATCCTGACACTCGGCATTCCACTGGCGGTTTCTGCATTTACTTAGGCTCCAATCTTGTGTCCTGGAGTTCTAAGAAACAAAAAACGGTGTCTCGCTCGAGTTCGGAAGCTGAGTATAGGCAGCTGGCTTACACCGCTGCAGAACTATCATGGCTGCGGTCACTTTTTCGTGATTTGCAGCTCCATCTTGTATGTCCAACGATTTGGTGTGACAATATCTCGTCTATTGCCTTAGCTTCGAATCCCGTGTTTCATTCGAGAACGAAGCATTTGGAAGTTGATTATCATTATGTTCGTGAGAAGGTGGTTCGTGGTCAGCTAATGGTGAATTATATTTGTTCCCAAGATCAGACAGCTGATTTGTTCACTAAAGGCTTGTCTACGACGCGTTTCAAACTTCTAGTCTCCAAGCTTCCAGTTGTATCTCCTCCTGTCAGCTTGCGGGGGGATGTTAGACCAAGTCATAGTCCGCGTGTCGTCTCAAGAGTTCGTGATCAAGTTAAACGTTTATCCACCAAGAGTTAG